In Daucus carota subsp. sativus chromosome 4, DH1 v3.0, whole genome shotgun sequence, one DNA window encodes the following:
- the LOC108216050 gene encoding uncharacterized protein LOC108216050, which yields MNTDITASTKPEYPVVDRNPPFTKTVANFNTLDYLRLTTISGVAITVGYLSGIKPNIRGPSMVTGGLIGVMGGFMYAYQNSAGRLMGFFPNEGEVARFKKMH from the exons ATGAATACAGACATAACAGCATCGACGAAGCCAGAGTATCCGGTAGTAGATCGGAATCCACCCTTCACCAAGACCGTCGCTAACTTCAACACTCTCGATTACCTTCGCCTCACCACCATCTCCGGCGTCGCCATCACCGTCGGCTACCTCTCCG GAATAAAGCCAAATATAAGAGGGCCATCCATGGTGACTGGCGGTCTGATTGGAGTGATGGGTGGATTCATGTATGCGTATCAGAACTCTGCAGGTCGACTCATGGGTTTCTTCCCTAATGAGGGTGAGGTTGCTCGTTTCAAAAAGATGCACTAG
- the LOC108218599 gene encoding scarecrow-like protein 21, whose protein sequence is MTNYYSMQSSQDQQYFYQSGRFYNEPAHEFESQLWNHHQYLDDNLWLDDSSQEMQVSGKASQSYGTPETATAIGGYTGTNFVVSRSANGSPVSGESSQTYPSVVNHSPGNNIYNSQVSDSFYMGDFVNLKHKIKEIETAMLGPESDTEMSADISLFGAQSEMSSEKDYVNQMIAIISNGDIKEVLVNCAKAVADNDLLTAEWLISELRPMVSVSGNPLQRLGAYMLEGLVARLSSSGNSICKTLKCKEPTSSELFSYMNVLYEICPYFKFGYMSANGAIAEAMKDENSIHIIDIQIGEGAQWFTLIQALAARPGGPPRIRITGIADASLDYVRGGGLDIVGQRLSSLADSCKVPFEFNAATISGSDIDSIKILPGEAIAVNFAFILHHIPDESVGTVNHRDKILRFAKSLSPKVVTVVEQEANTNTLFMPRFLESMNYHMAIFESIDVTLPRDHKQRISVEQHCFARDIVNTVACEGAERVERQELLEKWRSRFIEAGFKPYPLSSYVNATIKSLLENYNECYTLKEKDGALYLGWLKQNLVAASAWR, encoded by the coding sequence ATGACGAATTATTATTCGATGCAGTCTTCACAGGatcaacaatatttttaccagAGTGGCAGGTTCTATAATGAGCCGGCTCatgagtttgaatcccaactctggAATCATCATCAATATCTGGATGACAATTTATGGTTGGATGACAGCAGCCAAGAAATGCAGGTTTCTGGTAAAGCATCTCAGAGCTATGGAACTCCAGAGACGGCCACGGCAATTGGCGGTTATACTGGTACTAATTTTGTTGTCAGTCGTTCAGCTAATGGTAGTCCCGTGTCAGGGGAATCTTCTCAAACATACCCCTCAGTTGTGAATCATTCCCCAGGAAACAATATTTACAATTCGCAAGTTAGTGACTCCTTTTATATGGGCGATTTTGTTAACCTGAAGCATAAGATAAAAGAAATTGAAACTGCTATGTTGGGGCCTGAATCGGACACTGAAATGTCGGCTGACATTTCACTGTTTGGTGCACAGAGTGAAATGTCTTCTGAAAAAGATTATGTCAATCAAATGATTGCAATCATCTCCAATGGTGACATAAAAGAGGTTCTTGTCAATTGTGCCAAAGCAGTAGCAGATAATGACCTATTAACTGCTGAATGGTTGATTTCAGAATTACGTCCTATGGTATCAGTTTCAGGCAATCCGCTGCAACGTTTAGGAGCCTATATGCTTGAAGGTCTTGTTGCCAGGCTATCCTCTTCAGGGAATTCTATATGTAAAACCTTAAAGTGCAAAGAACCTACCAGTTCAGAACTGTTTTCATACATGAACGTGCTCTATGAAATCTGCCCATACTTCAAGTTTGGATATATGTCCGCAAATGGAGCCATTGCAGAAGCCATGAAGGACGAGAACAGTATTCATATAATCGATATTCAAATTGGCGAGGGAGCTCAGTGGTTCACTCTAATCCAAGCTCTTGCAGCTCGGCCTGGAGGTCCCCCACGAATTCGGATAACTGGTATTGCCGATGCCTCATTGGATTACGTTAGGGGAGGAGGGCTTGATATTGTGGGGCAAAGACTCTCAAGTCTCGCAGATTCCTGTAAAGTTCCCTTTGAGTTCAATGCTGCAACAATCTCAGGTTCCGATATTGACAGTATCAAAATTTTACCAGGAGAAGCAATAGCAGTCAATTTTGCCTTTATACTTCATCACATCCCAGATGAGAGCGTAGGAACTGTAAATCACCGGGACAAAATTTTGAGGTTTGCGAAGAGCCTGTCTCCAAAGGTTGTGACTGTTGTTGAGCAAGAAGCCAACACCAACACTCTGTTTATGCCGAGGTTCCTAGAGAGTATGAATTACCATATGGCTATCTTCGAATCAATTGATGTTACTCTTCCCAGGGATCACAAACAACGAATCAGTGTTGAACAACATTGCTTTGCACGAGACATTGTAAATACAGTAGCCTGTGAAGGGGCCGAGAGAGTGGAACGCCAAGAGTTACTCGAGAAATGGAGGTCACGTTTCATTGAGGCTGGTTTTAAACCATACCCGTTAAGCTCCTATGTGAATGCCACTATCAAGAGCCTACTGGAGAACTACAATGAATGCTATACACTTAAGGAGAAAGACGGAGCtttatatcttggttggttgaaGCAGAATTTGGTTGCTGCCTCTGCATGGAGATGA
- the LOC108218598 gene encoding probable WRKY transcription factor 20: MEGQHSHSHSFTSASPDAGAGGSTGARYKLMSPAKLPISRSTSITIPPGLSPTSFLESPVLLSNIKAEPSPTTGSFFNSQMMHGFGGSVALSLNGNRSNSNSYDEQKSSCFEFKPHTGSNPVSGLSTSGHPVSSGFYQQKNEPREQTQNQCQFQSYVSMPLARYEMPTSKESSQFASMNMSTAIVSVPSTAEYDEMNQSEHSKGGNEDPQSDHRDALPSVAPDKSSDDGYNWRKYGQKLVKGCEFPRSYYKCTYPNCDVKKIFERALDGQIKEIVYKGAHDHPKPQPSRRFTAGALISIQEEKAINASSLTGQGDTTYSQTLSTDQNGTPLSSPRGVNADNVDGASPLLNSVTDDIDNDDQFMKRRRTDLGNIDISPVVKPIREPRVVVQTLSEVDILDDGYRWRKYGQKVVRGNPNPRSYYKCTNAGCPVRKHVERASHDPKAVITTYEGKHNHDVPAAKTNSHDVAGSSPPVSGMSRVRSEDCSTISLDLGVGMNYGVENNTYEQQSALGSEHVRSQVQASTAPTRYGVANGGIILYGSRDNHVENHNFESPPLGQFS; the protein is encoded by the exons ATGGAAGGCCAACACTCTCACTCTCACTCCTTCACTTCCGCCTCTCCCGATGCCGGCGCCGGCGGATCCACCGGAGCTCGTTACAAGCTCATGTCTCCGGCCAAACTCCCGATCTCTCGCTCCACTTCCATCACTATCCCTCCCGGTCTTAGCCCTACCTCCTTTCTCGAATCTCCTGTTCTTCTCTCTAACATCAAG GCGGAGCCTTCACCAACAACTGGTTCCTTTTTCAATTCCCAGATGATGCATGGCTTTGGGGGCTCGGTTGCATTATCATTGAATGGAAATCGCTCAAATAGCAATTCTTATGATGAACAAAAATCCAGTTGCTTTGAGTTTAAACCTCATACTGGTTCCAACCCTGTTTCTGGGCTGTCAACATCAGGACATCCG GTATCATCAGGGTTCTATCAGCAGAAAAATGAGCCTCGTGAACAAACTCAAAACCAATGCCAGTTTCAGTCATATGTATCAATGCCTTTAGCCAGATATGAGATGCCAACCTCTAAAGAATCTAGCCAGTTTGCATCCATGAATATGTCTACTGCAATAGTTAGTGTACCTTCTACTGCTGAATATGATGAAATGAACCAAAGTGAGCACTCTAAAGGTGGAAATGAAGACCCACAATCAGATCATCGAGATGCCTTGCCGTCTGTTGCACCTGATAAATCGTCAGATGATGGTTATAATTGGCGAAAGTATGGGCAGAAACTTGTTAAAGGATGTGAGTTTCCTCGAAGCTATTATAAATGTACATATCCTAATTGTGATGTTAAGAAGATTTTCGAGCGCGCTCTCGACGGACAAATAAAAGAGATAGTTTACAAGGGAGCACATGATCATCCTAAACCTCAACCTAGCCGTCGCTTCACTGCTGGTGCTCTTATATCCATCCAAGAGGAAAAGGCTATCAATGCTTCATCTTTAACTGGTCAAGGAG ACACCACATACAGTCAGACCCTTAGTACTGACCAGAATGGAACTCCTCTATCATCTCCTCGAGGAGTCAATGCTGATAATGTTGATGGTGCATCTCCACTATTAAACAGCGTCACTGATGACATTGACAATGATGATCAATTTATGAAGCGAAG AAGGACAGATCTTGGCAACATTGATATATCTCCAGTTGTTAAGCCTATTCGCGAACCCCGTGTTGTTGTCCAAACTCTAAGTGAAGTTGATATACTAGATGATGGGTACCGATGGCGTAAATATGGCCAGAAAGTGGTCCGAGGCAATCCTAATCCTAG GAGCTATTACAAGTGTACAAATGCTGGATGCCCGGTGAGGAAACATGTGGAGAGGGCATCACATGATCCAAAAGCAGTTATAACCACATACGAGGGAAAGCACAATCATGATGTTCCTGCTGCAAAGACGAATAGCCATGATGTGGCAGGATCCTCACCACCTGTTAGTGGAATGTCAAGAGTCAGATCAGAAGATTGTAGCACCATTAGTCTTGATCTTGGAGTTGGAATGAACTatggagttgaaaacaacacCTATGAGCAACAAAGTGCATTAGGTTCTGAGCATGTCAGAAGTCAGGTTCAAGCATCTACAGCTCCAACACGCTATGGTGTAGCTAATGGAGGCATTATTCTTTATGGATCCAGAGACAACCATGTTGAAAACCATAATTTCGAATCTCCGCCTTTAGGCCAGTTCTCTTAG
- the LOC108217480 gene encoding leucine-rich repeat receptor-like protein kinase PXC1 — MRQRKSHSDRIMRILLVCIAAFAFFVRVCNADELSEPENAVRLTVGFNHEKVYRRALLQSSGIREDVDALSPADSLVDHHRKPKNWTFVRWLPLFVGLAFFFLLAYYGNKKAIQTMKDKEILKILTQSPVPPPSFPPMKDVEEVKPVKENPTDLCFFVEEEERFKMSDLLEAQANLQGHGLCSSLYKVTLKNNAVFAVKRLKQSPISFDEYCSVMGRIGKLRHPNILPLVAYGFTVEARLLIYKFQHKGSLLSVLERYNEGKKDFPWTTRLSIAVGIARGLNYIYQSGEDQEVIPHGNIKLSNIMLNDDELPLISEYGYTKLMDPKKSCLINANGHTAPEKTLSEQSDVFSFGVILLELLTGKIVEKSGVDLPKWVRAMVREEWTGEVFDKEIAKIAKHAFPLLNIALKCVAHLPQDRPTIAEVVEKIEEVANQHDDLSPASTTSIESNPQCLLHSVVPEEWDTPGSSC, encoded by the exons ATGAGGCAGAGAAAAAGCCATTCTGATCGTATTATGAGGATATTGCTGGTATGCATTGCAGCATTTGCATTCTTTGTCAGAGTCTGCAATGCAGATGAGTTGTCAGAACCCGAAAACGCGGTCAGGCTTACTGTTGGATTCAATCATGAGAAGGTTTATCGACGTGCATTGTTGCAGAGTAGTGGAATCAGAGAAGATGTGGATGCATTATCTCCTGCTGACAGCTTGGTGGATCATCACAGGAAGCCGAAGAACTGGACATTTGTTAGATGGTTACCGTTATTTGTAGGCCTGGCCTTTTTCTTTCTACTCGCGTATTATGGTAACAAAAAGGCCATTCAGACCATGAAAGATAAGGAGATTCTGAAGATCCTGACGCAGTCTCCAGTGCCTCCTCCAAGTTTTCCGCCTATGAAAGATGTGGAAGAAGTGAAGCCTGTTAAAGAAAATCCGAcagatctctgtttctttgtTGAGGAGGAAGAGAGGTTTAAAATGTCGGATCTTCTTGAAGCACAAGCCAATTTGCAAGGCCACGGGCTCTGCAGCAGCCTCTATAAGGTTACGCTCAAGAACAATGCAGTCTTTGCAGTCAAGAGACTGAAGCAATCACCTATCTCATTCGACGAGTACTGCAGTGTCATGGGAAGGATAGGGAAGTTACGACATCCAAACATACTTCCTCTCGTGGCCTATGGCTTCACGGTTGAGGCAAGGCTTCTCATTTACAAGTTTCAACACAAGGGGAGCCTCCTTTCGGTGCTGGAAA GGTATAACGAGGGCAAGAAGGATTTTCCATGGACAACTAGGCTGTCCATAGCTGTAGGCATCGCGAGGGGCCTGAACTACATTTACCAAAGCGGTGAAGATCAAGAAGTTATTCCACACggtaacatcaaactctccaaTATTATGCTAAACGACGACGAGCTGCCACTTATAAGTGAATACGGTTACACAAAACTCATGGACCCGAAGAAATCCTGCCTCATCAATGCCAATGGACACACAGCACCCGAAAAGACCTTATCCGAACAAAGTGATGTGTTCAGCTTCGGGGTGATTCTGCTGGAGCTTCTAACCGGAAAAATAGTTGAGAAGAGTGGAGTAGACCTTCCAAAATGGGTGAGGGCCATGGTGAGGGAGGAATGGACAGGAGAGGTCTTCGACAAGGAGATTGCTAAAATCGCGAAGCACGCCTTCCCTTTGCTCAACATTGCTCTGAAATGTGTGGCTCATCTTCCTCAAGACAGGCCAACCATTGCAGAAGTTGTTGAGAAAATTGAAGAGGTTGCAAATCAGCATGATGATCTCTCCCCTGCTTCAACTACTTCTATCGAATCGAATCCGCAATGTCTACTTCACTCTGTGGTGCCGGAAGAATGGGATACTCCTGGATCATCCTGCTGA
- the LOC108219291 gene encoding heterogeneous nuclear ribonucleoprotein 1 isoform X2 has product MESDLGKLFIGGISWDTDEDRLRSYFGAYGEVVEAVIMRDRTTGRARGFGFIVFADPAVAERVVMEKHMIDGRPVEAKKAVPRDDHHITSKNSNSNQGSPGPGRTKKIFVGGLASTVTENDFKLYFDQFGTITDVVVMYDHNTQRPRGFGFITYDQEEAVDRVLQRTFHELNGKMVEVKRAVPKELSPGPTRSPVVGYNYGLGRTNNFLNSYAQGYDLSPIGGYGVRMDGRLSQVLSGRSGFSPFSSLPYGMNMGLEPGLSPSFGGNSSFSDNLGYERILGLNYGGNLNRYNTPIGYNVGNGRSESFLNSPARNVWGGNVDLNSSANINPAGTFFGSGNGSLGVIGNSSANYGSSPVSAQVVGSASGYNSRNIDHGGGENNYRLGATGIGRNIGPGRAAISPFVASTGDYERSHGDLYSANSRFVDAPWQSTSAEVDDSSSFRYGLGTAAESTVISSEGFVGSYSIADRQASRGIAA; this is encoded by the exons ATGGAATCGGATCTCGGGAAGCTATTTATCGGTGGGATTTCCTGGGATACTGATGAAGATCGGCTTAGGAGTTATTTTGGAGCGTATGGAGAAGTGGTGGAGGCGGTGATCATGAGAGACCGCACCACTGGTCGTGCTCGGGGTTTTGGTTTTATTGTCTTTGCTGATCCCGCGGTTGCAGAGAGAGTGGTTATGGAGAAGCATATGATAGACGGTCGACCT GTGGAGGCAAAGAAAGCGGTTCCCAGAGATGATCATcacataacaagtaaaaatAGTAATAGTAATCAAGGATCACCTGGTCCTGGCCGCACTAAAAAGATTTTTGTTGGTGGTTTAGCATCTACAGTCACGGAAAATGACTTTAAGTTGTACTTTGATCAATTTGGTACAATTACGGATGTTGTAGTGATGTATGACCACAACACACAAAGGCCCAGGGGTTTTGGATTCATAACGTATGATCAAGAGGAAGCCGTGGATAGGGTGTTACAGAGAACCTTCCATGAGCTAAATGGTAAAATGGTTGAGGTTAAGCGGGCAGTTCCAAAAGAGCTTTCTCCAGGTCCGACTCGCAGCCCTGTGGTTGGATACAATTATGGTCTTGGCAGAACCAACAACTTTCTCAATAGCTATGCTCAGGGATATGACCTGAGCCCGATTGGAGGCTATGGAGTCAGGATGGATGGGAGACTTAGTCAGGTTCTTAGTGGTCGGTCTGGATTCTCCCCATTCAGTTCCCTTCCATATGGTATGAATATGGGTCTCGAACCAGGGTTGAGTCCAAGCTTTGGAGGAAACTCCAGCTTTAGTGACAACCTTGGCTATGAACGCATTCTAGGTTTAAATTATGGAGGGAACCTAAATAGGTATAATACTCCCATTGGATATAATGTGGGAAATGGTAGAAGTGAATCTTTTCTAAACTCACCAGCTCGAAATGTATGGGGTGGAAATGTTGACCTTAATAGTTCTGCAAACATTAATCCTGCTGGTACATTCTTCGGGTCTGGAAATGGGAGTCTTGGAGTCATTGGAAATAGTTCGGCTAATTATGGTTCCTCTCCTGTTTCTGCTCAAGTTGTAGGGAGTGCTTCTGGGTACAACAGTAGGAACATAGATCATGGAGGCGGAGAAAACAATTATAGGTTGGGAGCTACAGGGATCGGAAGAAACATTGGACCAGGTAGAGCTGCAATTTCACCTTTTGTTGCATCAACTGGTGATTATGAACGGTCACATGGAGACTTATACAGTGCCAATTCAAGGTTTGTAGATGCACCATGGCAGTCCACATCTGCGGAGGTTGATGATTCCAGTTCATTTCGTTATGGACTGGGCACTGCAGCAGAATCCACAGTGATAAGCTCTGAGGGATTTGTTGGGTCTTATAGTATTGCAGATAGACAAGCCAGTAGAG GTATTGCTGCATAG
- the LOC108219291 gene encoding heterogeneous nuclear ribonucleoprotein 1 isoform X1, protein MESDLGKLFIGGISWDTDEDRLRSYFGAYGEVVEAVIMRDRTTGRARGFGFIVFADPAVAERVVMEKHMIDGRPVEAKKAVPRDDHHITSKNSNSNQGSPGPGRTKKIFVGGLASTVTENDFKLYFDQFGTITDVVVMYDHNTQRPRGFGFITYDQEEAVDRVLQRTFHELNGKMVEVKRAVPKELSPGPTRSPVVGYNYGLGRTNNFLNSYAQGYDLSPIGGYGVRMDGRLSQVLSGRSGFSPFSSLPYGMNMGLEPGLSPSFGGNSSFSDNLGYERILGLNYGGNLNRYNTPIGYNVGNGRSESFLNSPARNVWGGNVDLNSSANINPAGTFFGSGNGSLGVIGNSSANYGSSPVSAQVVGSASGYNSRNIDHGGGENNYRLGATGIGRNIGPGRAAISPFVASTGDYERSHGDLYSANSRFVDAPWQSTSAEVDDSSSFRYGLGTAAESTVISSEGFVGSYSIADRQASRGNTVLQRMEFEK, encoded by the exons ATGGAATCGGATCTCGGGAAGCTATTTATCGGTGGGATTTCCTGGGATACTGATGAAGATCGGCTTAGGAGTTATTTTGGAGCGTATGGAGAAGTGGTGGAGGCGGTGATCATGAGAGACCGCACCACTGGTCGTGCTCGGGGTTTTGGTTTTATTGTCTTTGCTGATCCCGCGGTTGCAGAGAGAGTGGTTATGGAGAAGCATATGATAGACGGTCGACCT GTGGAGGCAAAGAAAGCGGTTCCCAGAGATGATCATcacataacaagtaaaaatAGTAATAGTAATCAAGGATCACCTGGTCCTGGCCGCACTAAAAAGATTTTTGTTGGTGGTTTAGCATCTACAGTCACGGAAAATGACTTTAAGTTGTACTTTGATCAATTTGGTACAATTACGGATGTTGTAGTGATGTATGACCACAACACACAAAGGCCCAGGGGTTTTGGATTCATAACGTATGATCAAGAGGAAGCCGTGGATAGGGTGTTACAGAGAACCTTCCATGAGCTAAATGGTAAAATGGTTGAGGTTAAGCGGGCAGTTCCAAAAGAGCTTTCTCCAGGTCCGACTCGCAGCCCTGTGGTTGGATACAATTATGGTCTTGGCAGAACCAACAACTTTCTCAATAGCTATGCTCAGGGATATGACCTGAGCCCGATTGGAGGCTATGGAGTCAGGATGGATGGGAGACTTAGTCAGGTTCTTAGTGGTCGGTCTGGATTCTCCCCATTCAGTTCCCTTCCATATGGTATGAATATGGGTCTCGAACCAGGGTTGAGTCCAAGCTTTGGAGGAAACTCCAGCTTTAGTGACAACCTTGGCTATGAACGCATTCTAGGTTTAAATTATGGAGGGAACCTAAATAGGTATAATACTCCCATTGGATATAATGTGGGAAATGGTAGAAGTGAATCTTTTCTAAACTCACCAGCTCGAAATGTATGGGGTGGAAATGTTGACCTTAATAGTTCTGCAAACATTAATCCTGCTGGTACATTCTTCGGGTCTGGAAATGGGAGTCTTGGAGTCATTGGAAATAGTTCGGCTAATTATGGTTCCTCTCCTGTTTCTGCTCAAGTTGTAGGGAGTGCTTCTGGGTACAACAGTAGGAACATAGATCATGGAGGCGGAGAAAACAATTATAGGTTGGGAGCTACAGGGATCGGAAGAAACATTGGACCAGGTAGAGCTGCAATTTCACCTTTTGTTGCATCAACTGGTGATTATGAACGGTCACATGGAGACTTATACAGTGCCAATTCAAGGTTTGTAGATGCACCATGGCAGTCCACATCTGCGGAGGTTGATGATTCCAGTTCATTTCGTTATGGACTGGGCACTGCAGCAGAATCCACAGTGATAAGCTCTGAGGGATTTGTTGGGTCTTATAGTATTGCAGATAGACAAGCCAGTAGAGGTAATACTGTTCTCCAGCGTATGGAATTCGAAAAATAG
- the LOC108218985 gene encoding uncharacterized protein LOC108218985 has product MNSPQSALSPLKNSVINEPQKHTSDLFIRNPGYLSKVNEAQKNGTNMYNDESFIGAVEVFVHQARDIHNICIYQKQDVYAKLCLTNDPENAVSTQIINGGGKNPVFNQNLRLNVKKIDTSIKCEIWMLSRVKNYLEDQLLGFALVPLSEVVMRNGKLEKDFSLSSTDLFHSPAGFVQLSLSYSGASPDVMAISALSNSVPDAEVPDSLASAFSKLEFPDPTIANENHMMVSEYYGIPCSNIDSQSSDSLESSDTDNNLNSETGADLVENSSTETICSNAIPKHDTPPSSVSTNGSPSASVPASCQSSDSPRNSKSPSEECISPPKDDQKEKAAESGDTVSDSTGGIAGNTFAKPVVSIKIEPEKKVEQQDFVNMYMKSMQEFTDSLAKMKLPLDGGSGTTSSGDSSTDQNLQGSTTPSSRVFYGSRAFF; this is encoded by the coding sequence ATGAACTCTCCTCAATCAGCCCTGTCACCTTTGAAGAACTCTGTCATTAATGAGCCTCAGAAGCACACTTCAGATCTATTTATAAGGAACCCTGGTTACTTGTCCAAGGTAAATGAGGCGCAAAAGAACGGAACCAATATGTATAATGACGAAAGCTTCATAGGTGCTGTTGAGGTGTTTGTACATCAAGCTAGAGACATCCACAATATATGCATATATCAAAAGCAAGATGTATATGCTAAGCTCTGTCTCACCAATGATCCTGAAAATGCTGTCTCAACACAGATTATTAATGGTGGCGGGAAAAATCCCGTGTTCAATCAGAATCTCCGTCTTAATGTCAAGAAGATTGACACTTCAATCAAATGTGAGATATGGATGCTCAGCAGAGTGAAGAATTATCTTGAAGACCAGCTTCTAGGGTTTGCGTTGGTGCCACTTTCTGAAGTAGTTATGAGAAACGGGAAGCTAGAGAAGGACTTCTCCctctcttcaactgatcttttcCATTCCCCAGCAGGGTTTGTTCAGTTGTCCCTCTCCTACAGTGGGGCATCACCAGATGTTATGGCAATTTCCGCACTTTCCAATTCCGTGCCCGATGCAGAAGTTCCAGATTCCCTTGCTAGTGCTTTTAGTAAGCTCGAGTTTCCCGATCCCACTATAGCAAATGAGAATCATATGATGGTTTCAGAGTATTATGGGATCCCATGTTCTAATATTGACTCGCAAAGCTCTGACAGTTTGGAGTCCAGTGACACTGATAATAACCTTAATTCCGAGACTGGGGCAGACTTGGTCGAAAACAGTTCAACAGAAACTATCTGTTCCAATGCAATTCCAAAGCATGATACTCCTCCAAGCAGTGTATCAACCAATGGATCACCATCTGCTTCGGTACCTGCAAGCTGTCAGTCTTCTGATTCGCCAAGAAACTCAAAATCTCCAAGTGAGGAATGCATTTCACCTCCTAAAGATGATCAAAAAGAAAAAGCTGCCGAATCTGGAGACACTGTGAGTGATTCAACTGGAGGCATAGCTGGAAATACATTTGCCAAACCTGTCGTCTCCATAAAAATTGAACCTGAGAAAAAAGTGGAACAACAGGATTTTGTTAACATGTACATGAAAAGCATGCAGGAATTTACTGACTCCTTGGCAAAGATGAAGCTCCCATTGGATGGTGGAAGTGGGACAACCAGTTCCGGAGATTCAAGTACAGATCAGAACTTGCAGGGATCAACCACTCCTAGTTCCCGAGTTTTCTATGGGAGCAGGGCTTTCTTCTGA